The genomic window GAAGAAGAAAAATTTGCATATGAAGCGAAAGGGCTGCGCGGATGCAAGCGAGATGGATATATGGATGAGCGGTTAGTCGCTGGTTACGTTCATTTTTATTTTCCGTCGAATGCTTTGCTTGTTGAGCGTTGGTTGAAGGCGTGCAGCGAGGTGAAAGGAGATGCGTAAAGCGCTGCCGATTATGTTTCAAGGAACGCATTCAGATGCGGGAAAAAGCGTGATCGCCACGGCTTTTTGTCGCATATTTGCTCGCAACGGTTGGAAAACGGCGCCATTTAAATCGCAAAATATGTCGCTCAATTCATACGTAACGGTCGATGGAAAAGAAATCGGACGCGCGCAAGGGGTGCAGGCGGAAGCGGCAGGTGTGTTAGCGACGACGCACATGAATCCGATTTTAATTAAGCCGAGCCGCGATCAAGAGGCGCAAATTGTCGTACATGGAAAACCGTATAAAAACATGCAAGCGAGCGCTTATCGAACCGAGTTTTTTCATACGGGATTGAACATTATTCAACAGTCGCTCGATGTATTGATGAAACAATACGATCGACTTGTCATTGAAGGAGCAGGAAGTCCTGCGGAAGTAAATTTGAACGATCGTGAGCTTGTGAATATGCGTGTGGCGCGCATGGCGAATGCCCCTGTTGTTTTGATTGGTGATATTGAGCGCGGAGGAGTGTTTGCGAGTTTAGTTGGCACATTGCAGTTGTTAGATGAATGTGATCGTAAACGTGTCATTGGGGTGATCATTAATAAATTTCGCGGCGATGTTGCGCTTCTTCAGCCGGGATTGCGTTGGTTTGAACAATATACAGGCGTGCCGGTGCTTGGCGTCGTTCCGTATATGCATTTGCGCATCGATGCGGAAGATTCTGTGACACTTTCTCGTTATGTGACAAAAAAAGACGATGCGAAAGCGATTGATGTAGCGGTCATTCAATATCCGCGCATATCTAACTTTACGGATATCGATCCGTTTTTTGCCGAACCGGACTGTTCGGTGCGATTTGTGACGGACGCGTCGTTGTTAGGCGAGCCAGATATACTTATTTTGCCGGGCAGTAAAAATACGATTGAAGATGTCCAGTTTTTAAAAGAAACAGGGTTATTTGTAGCGATCCGCCGTTTATATGAACGAAGCGATACGATCATGATCGGTATTTGCGGTGGTTATCAAATGCTTGGAGAACGTATAAAAGATCCGTTTCATGTCGAAACGCCACTCGATGAGATAGAAGGATTAAGTTTGTTGGCAATGGAAACGACGCTTGCTTGTGAAAAAACGACTGTGTTATGTGAAGGGATATTGACGTTTCAACGCGAAACGTTTCATGTGAGTGGATATGAAATTCATATGGGACGCTCGATCGTAAAAAGCGGTGAGCCGCTTATTTCGCAGAATGGGAAAACAGATGGTTGTAAAACGAAAGATGAACGCGTGATTGGAACATATATGCACGATTTATTTCATAACGATGCGTTTCGCCATCATTTATTAAACGACGTGCGGAGAAAAAAACAACTGCTGCCACTTTCTACAAGACCGCTTTATCGACAATTGCGCATGCAAGCATTTGATGAACTAGCCAATTGCGTCGAAACAAGCGTCAATGTGACAACAATTGAACGAAAAATGATGGAATTTCAAGGGGGAGATCATCATGCTTTATGAGCAAATTGGGGAAGAAGTACGCAACTATATTGATCAACTAACGAAACCGCGTGGAAGCCTGGGACGACTTGAAGAGTTAGCGATTGATATTGCGAAAATGACAGGGGAGCGTTTTCCTAGCGTGACGCCACCGGGTGTGCTCGTCTTTGCGGCCGATCATGGTATTGCAAAAGAAGGGGTGTCTGCGTATCCGCAAGAAGTGACAGCGCAAATGGTGCTCAATTTTGTGCGTGGCGGGGCTGCCATTAACGTATTTAGCAAACAAATTGGCGCAACATTTTCAGTTGTCGATGTTGGCGTGGCGGTTGATATTCATGAAGAACGTGTCATCGACGAAAAAGTAGCATATGGAACGAACAATTTTGCCAATGAGCAAGCGATGACGAAAGAAGAAGCGGAGCGAGCAGTGCAAGCCGGATATCGCCAAGCAAATGCGATGATTGATCACGGCATCCGCTGTTTGATTGTTGGGGAAATGGGGATCGGCAATACGACGACAGCTAGCGCCCTGTTAGCAGCGATAAGCGGCCGCAACGTGGCTGAACTTGTCGGAAAAGGAACAGGCGTTCATGATGAAGCGTTGAAACGTAAGCGAGACGTGATTGAACGTACGCTTGCAAAACATAAACCGAATGCGTCTGATGCCATCGATTTATTGACAAAAATCGGAGGGCTTGAAATTGCGGCGATGGCAGGAGCGATGATCGCGGCCGCAGAGCGACGCATTCCGATTTTGCTTGATGGCTTTATTTGTACGGTCGCAGCGTTAATCGCCGAACGACTGGATAAACGTGTCGTTCATTATATGATTGCGGGGCATCGGTCGCAAGAACCGGGGCATCGCATTGCTCTGGAGTTGTTACATAAAGAGCCGCTTGTTGATTTAGGTATGCGGCTTGGAGAAGGAAGTGGAGCGGCGGTAGCATTTCCGATTGTTCATATGGCGACGGCGATGCTTCATATGGCGACATTTTCATCAGCAAACGTAGCGACAGGGAGCGATCATGATGAATAAAGGAAAAGTATATATTGTTGGGGCAGGGCCGGGGGATCCGAAGCTTATTACTGTATACGGACGTGAATGTATTGAAAAGGCGGATGTTATTATTTACGATCGACTCGTGAGTGAACAGCTGTTGACTTACGCTAGAGAAGGAACAATGCTTTTATATTGCGGCAAAGAGCCGGGAAAGCATGGGAACATTCAACAACAAATTCATCAATGGCTTGTTGAACATGCGCTGCAAGGAAAGACGGTTGTTCGCTTAAAAGGCGGCGATCCGTTTATGTTCGGTCGCGGTGGGGAAGAGGCGGAGCATTTGCGCGCATATGGCATCCCGTATGAAATTGTCCCCGGTGTGACAGCCGGCGTCGCTGCCCCGGCATATGCTGGCATTCCTGTGACGCATCGCAATTATGCTGGCGGGGTGACGTTCATCGCAGGACATCTGAGCGGGGAACGTGATCGCATTCGCTGGGATGCATTAAGCGAGGCAACAAATACGATCGTATTTTATATGGGGATGGCAAATATCGGTTACATTTGTGAACAACTACAACGTCATGGCAAAGATGGCGAGACACCTGTGGCGGTGATCGAATGGGCAACGACGACAGAGCAACGAACCGTTGTCGGTACGTTACAAACAATCGTTGACATCGTTCATGAAAAACAATTTTCCTCCCCTGCTATTATCGTTGTCGGAGATGTCGTCCGCTTACACGATCAGTTAAAGTGGGTGGAAGAGAAATGGTGATTGTTTATACGGGAGACGGAAAAGGAAAAACAACTGCGGCGGTCGGCCTTGCCATTCGCGCTGCGGGGCATGGAAAAAAAGTGATCGTCATTCAATTTATTAAATCGCCGCATCGTCCATATGGCGAGGCGAAAATATTGCAGCAACTCGGTATAGAGGTGCATCAAACAGGCGTTGGCTTCACGTGGACAAAAACGCCAGAAGAACATCGCGAAGCGTTACAAAAAGGGTGGGCGCTTGCGAAACAACATGTGTTATCTAGTTTATATGATGTTGTCGTTTTAGACGAATTAAATGTTGCTTTAGCGATTACATCGTTTCCGATTGATGATGTTTTGCCAATGCAAGATGTTGTGCATACGTTGGCGAATAAGCCAGCGCATACCCATGTTGTCGTGACAGGAAGAGGGGCAAAAGAGGAAATGATTCAACTTGCTGATTTAGTGACGGAAATGAAAGAAGTGAAACATTATTATCATAAAGGCGTTCATGCAATGAAAGGGATTGATTTGTAAAGAATGGATGTTGTGAAAAAGCTGATCAAAGTCAGCTTTTTCACAACACGTTAAAATATCTCGCTTCCGGATGGGCGAAGACGATGGCGGAAACGGACGCTTCTGGTTCCATCATATACCCTTCCGTTAAATGAATGCCGATTTCTTCTGGGCGTAAAAGACGGAATAGTTTCTCTTGGTCTTCGAGATTTGGGCAAGCAGGATAGCCGAAAGAAAAACGTTGTCCTTGATACTTCGCCGCAAATCGTTGTTCCATCGTAAAATCAGGAGAATCCGGAAAGCCCCAACGGTCGCGCATAATTTGATGGACGCGTTCCGCTAATCCTTCCGCTAGTTCAAGCGCTAGCGCTTGAATGGCATGGCTTTTTAAAAATTGTCCTTCTTCTTTTAGACGTTGTGCCATATCGCGCACTCCTGCTCCAGCTGTCACAGCAAATAGCCCGACGTAGTCGATTTGTTCATTCGAAAGATAATCTGCTAAGCATAAATGCGGCGCTTTCGTTTGTCTTGGAAACGTAAACGTTTCAATGACCGTTTGTTGATCGCGCGGATCGTAAATGATCACCGTATCGCCGTCGCTTCTGGATGGGAAAAATTGATATACCGCTTTCGGTGCAAGGGATTTTGTTTGTTTTGCTTCAGCGAGCAGCTCATCGATCAACTCTTTTAACATGATTGCTTTTTCGTTTCCTTCTGCCAACAGCTTTTTTACATTTCCTTTTAAACCGAGATGGTGGCCAAGAAGCATTTGCCAATTGACGTACGGTTCAATATGTGAAAGCGGAATGTCTTTTAATATATGTTTTTCTGTATCGGTCGGAACGTAAATCGGTGCCCGCTTCACATTTGACTTTGTCATGACAGCGACTGTGCTTTGCCGTTCGATTGTTTGTTTCGTTTTTTCTTTTTTCTCATAAGAAATGTCTTGTTGGACGATACGGTTGGCAAGCGTCAATCCTTCCATCGCATCTTTCGCGTATAAAACGATGCCGTCATATTCGGGCGCGATTTTCGTATCGGTAAATTTGCGTGAAAGAGCGGCGCCGCCAACTAAAATTGGTAAGGAGATGCCTGCTTGTTTTAAGTCTTGCGCAGTGAGCACCATTTGTTGAGCCGATTTTACAAGCAGTCCGGATAAGCCGATCATGTCTGGCTGTTCGTTTCGCACCGCTTCGATGAGCTGCTGCGGCGTGACTTTAATGCCTAAATCGACGACGTGAAACCCGTTGTTGCTTAAAATAATATCGACTAAATTTTTTCCGATGTCGTGCACATCGCCTTTGACTGTTGCTAGCAACACTTTTCCTTTGACGCTCGTTTCGTTTTTTTCCATATACGGCTCTAAAAAGGCGACGGCCGCTTTCATCACTTCTGCGCTTTGCAACACTTCGGCGACGATGAGCTGATTATCGTTAAATAGGCGACCGACTTCGTCCATTCCGTTCATCAGTGGACCGTTAATAATGTCAAGCGGACTGTACGTTTGTAAGGCGAGCGTCAAGTCTTCGATAAGCCCATCTTTCGTTCCTTCAATGACGTATGTGGCAAGCCGCTCTTCTAACGTCATATGGACGTTTGTTTGTTTCGGTTGTTTCGTTTTATCGCGATAAAATTGAATAAATGCGTTTAACGTTTCATCGTTTGTGTGAAATAACAACGCCTCTGCTAAGCGCACTTCTTCTTCAGGAATGGACGCAAAGCGCTCTAATTTTTCCGTATTGACGATCGCGTAATCAAGCCCTGCTTGCGTGCAATGGTATAAAAAGACGGAGTTTAACACTTCGCGTCCGACAGGTGGCAAACCAAATGAGACGTTGCTAATGCCGAGCATCGTTAAACAGTTTGGCAAATGTTGTTTAATGAGGCGAATGCCTTCAATCGTTTCTTTTGCTGCGCCAATATATTGCTCATCTCCTGTACCGATTGGGAAGACGAGCGGATCGAAAATAATGTCGTGCGGTGACACGCCATATTTATTGACAAGTAAATCGTATGAACGAAGGGCGATGTCCAGTTTTCGTTTCGCTTCAATGGCCATTCCTTGTTCGTCAATTGTGCCGACGACGACCGCTGCACCGTATTGATGAAGAAGCGGGACAATTTTTTCAAATCGTTCTTCCCCGTCTTCTAAGTTAATGGAGTTAATAATCGCTTTTCCTTGGGAATACGATAACGCACAGGCGATGACGTCTTCATCGGTCGAGTCGATGACGAGCGGCACTTTCACTTTTTTCACGACTTGTTGAATAAATTGTTCCATATCTTCTTTTTCATCGCGGTCAGGGTCCGCTAAACAAATGTCGATGACGTGCGCTCCATTTTTCACTTGTGCGCGCGCAATTTCTGCCGCTTCTTCATATTTGCCTTCCGCGATGAGCCGTTTAAACTTACGTGAGCCAATGACGTTCGTTCGTTCCCCGACAAAAAGCGGCCGCATCGTTTCATCGTATATCAACGCATCAATGCCGGATACTGCATGCATGGCAAACTGTTTCGGGATGACACGAGGTGGAATGTCGCGCACCGCTTCAGCGATGGCGCGAATATGTTGTGGCGTCGTGCCGCAACAGCCGCCGACAATGTTTAGCCATCCTTTTTCAGCAAATTGGCGAATTTTTTTCGCAAGTATGTCTGGCGTTTCGTGGTAGTGCCCTTCTTCGTCAGGAAGCCCGGCGTTTGGATAACAGCTGACGGCCGTGTTCGCTAATGAAGCGAGCGAGCGCAAATGGTCGGTCATAAATTCCGGACCTGTGGCGCAGTTTAAACCGACGGCAAAAGGTTTCATATGTTGAATGGAAATAAAAAACGATTCGATCGTTTGTCCGGCAAGCGTCGTTCCCATCGGTTCAATCGTTCCAGAAATCATCAGCGGCACCCGTTTTCCGACCGCTTGAAACGCTTCGGTAATGCCGAGAAAGGCGGCTTTGACGTTTAACGTATCTTGGCACGTTTCTAACAACAATAAATCGACGCCGCCAATTAATAGCCCGCGCGCTTGTTCTTCATACGCAGCAACGAGCTCCGTAAACGTCGCTCCGCCTGTGACAGAAAGCGTTTTTGTCGTCGGACCCATCGAGCCTGCAACGAAGCGCGGCCAATCGGTTGTCGTATATTTTTCCGCTGCTCGTCTTGCAAGTTTCGCTGCCTCGATATTTAACTCAAGCGCTAAATGGCCGAGATCATATTCGTCTAGGACGATGCGCGTTGCCCCGAACGTATTCGTTTCGACAATGTCGGCCCCTGCGGCAAAATACGCTTCATGGATGTGAGAAATGACGTGTGGGGCGGTGATCGTTAAATATTCGTTGCATCCTTCATATGCTTCACCGCCAAAATCGTCCGCAGTTAAGTTGGCCGCTTGAATCATCGTTCCCATTGCACCGTCAATAATTAAAATTTTCTTTTCGAGCTGTTCAAATAAACTAGCCATAATAAACCGTCCTTTCTTTTGCGAGCCGCTCTTTTTCATGAATGTAACGAACGAGTTCGACCGTCATATCGTAACGTAAAAATGGGGTAATTAAATAAATGCCTTGGAATAAATCGAACGCGGCATCGATGAGCGCTTTGGCGATCGCTAATCCTTCTTTCGTTGATTGAACACGGTCGTTTGCGCACATGGCCATGCGGTTGCGAATGTCATCAGACAATGTAATGCCCGGCACTTCGTGATGTAAAAAGTCGGCGTTGCGTGCGCTTGTGAGCGGCATAATGCCGATGTAAATCGGCGTCGGTAAATGTTTCGTCGCTTCATACACGTCTTCGATTTGTTTTTCGCTATAAAGCGGCTGTGTTAAAAAGTAGTGCGCCCCGCATTCAATTTTTTTCTCTATCCGCTTTACTGCTTTATCTAAATGGCGCACGTTCGGATTAAAGGCGGCAGCGATCGAAAAGTTCGTCTTTTGTCCGAGCGGTTTGCCTGAGTACGACAGTCCTTCGTTAAATTGGCGAATTAACGAAATGAGGTCAAACGATGATAAATCGTAGACGGACGTCGCGCCTGGAAAGTCGCCTACTTTTGACGGATCGCCTGTTAAAGCGAGCACGTCGGTCATGCCCAGCGTATGAAGCCCCATTAAGTGCGACTGCAAGCCGATTAAGTTTCGATCGCGGCATGTAATATGAATGAGCGGACGCATGCCAAGCTGTTGTTTGACGATCGTGCCGACAGCGACGTTGCTAATGCGCGGTGTCGCAAGCGAGTTGTCGGCAAGCGTTAAGGCATCAATGTTTGCTTCTTTTAACGCTTTTGCGCCTTCTAAAAATGTCGTTAAGCCGAGCTTTTTCGGTGGATCGAGCTCGACGATAATCGAGCGTCGCGTGCGAGCGATGTCGGCAAGAGAAGGGGCTGTCGTTTGTTTTTCTTCTTGGACGACGATCGGATGGCGCTGTTTGACTTCTTTTTTATATACAGGCGTGCGATCGGAAAGGGCGCGAGCAATGGCGGCAATATGTTTTGGCGTCGTACCGCAACAGCCGCCGATGAGCCGAACTCCTTGTTCACGAAAGGCGCGCGCCGTTTCTTCAAAATATTGTTCGCTCGTTTCGTAAATGAAGCGACCGTCGCGATATTGCGGCAAGCTCGCGTTCGGATATACCGATAAAAAAGCGCGTGTAGGAATCGGTACTTCTTCTAGTGAGCGCAACATATGATATGGGCCGAGATGGCAGTTTAAGCCGACGACATCAGCCCCAAGTCGTTCTAATTCGGTCAGCGCTTCAGCAAGCGGCATCCCGTGTTGCAGGACGCCAATATCATGCAACGTGACGTGGGCGATGATCGGCAACGTCGTTTCTTTGCGAGCGATGGAAAGAACGGTTTGCAATTCTTCGAAATCGTAATATGTTTCAAGCAAAAGCCCATCGACACCTTCGTTTAACAACACATACAGCTGTTCACGAAATGTTCGTTTCACTTCTTCAAGCGAAATCGCGCTTTTGTTCGTGCTCCGTAGTCCTCCGATCGTACCGAGCACGTAGGCGCGCCCTTTTGCCGCTCGTTTCGCCAGTCCGACCGCTGCTTCGTTTATTTTTTTTACGTCATCTTGCAGCCCGTAACGTGCTAGTTTTACGTAGTTGGCGCCGTATGTGTTCGTTTGAATGACTTCTGCGCCTGATTCAATATACGCCTCATGAATATGGACAATTTCTTCAGGCTTTGTGACGTTTAATTCTTCAAAACAACGATCGATGCCGTGCGCATATAATAACGTTCCCATCGCTCCATCCGCGATGACGATGCGTTCTTTTAAATCATCTAATAATCCCACGTCCATTCCTCCGTTTCTTTGTTTAAAGTAAAAAAGTCCTCTCCATAAGAAGAAGACTTGACGCGCTCCTTCTTATCTTCCAAGCGAATCGCTTGTCTGGACTTAGCACCTTGACGATCGTCAGGTTGCTGAAGGTTCATCGGGCCAGTCCCTCCCCTTCTCTCGATAAGATGTTGTATGAAGTTACTCATAAATGTAACTGATTTTTTAGAAATATTCAACTATTTTATTTAAGAAAAGAAAAAGAAGGCAAAGTGCCTTCTTAACGGTAGTTGACGAATTGAACGTCAATCGGTAAATCTGCCTCGCGAATGGCGGCGATTACTTTTTGTAAATCGTCTTTACTTTTGCCGCTGACACGAATTTGGTCTTCTTGAATTTGACTTTTTACTTTTAAACCTGTATTTTTAATGATTGTGTTAATTTTTTTCGCATTGTCTTTGTCGATGCCTTGGACGAGTTTCGCACGTTGGCGCACCGTTCCGCCAGATGCAGCCTCTACTTTTCCGTATTGAATGTTTTTTGTCGGCACGCCGCGTTTAATGAGTTTGCCGATAAGCACATCTTTCAGCTGTTCAAGTTTAAACTCATCGTCAGAAATGAGAATGAGCTCATCTTTTTCAAGTGAAATGTCGCTTTTGCTTCCTTTAAAGTCGTAGCGGTTTTGAATTTCTTTTAACGCGATGTTGATGGCGTTCGTCACTTCTGACAAATCGACTTTCGACACAATATCAAACGAACTTTCTTTTGACATATGAATCACCTCGGCATAAATTTGTTGTGCTTCCATTATAGTCGATTGTTGGCATACGAACAACTTTACAAAGTTTTTATATATAAAAAGTAAACAAAATGTCGGAATGTGTCGATATAATAAATGAAGCGGGATTTGATTGAAAAGTAAGGAGATGAGGAAATTTGATGAAAAAAATGATTTCACTCATGATGGCATTCGTTTTATTGCTTGCCGCAGGGTGTTCGCAAACGAGTTCTTTTCAACCGAAAGATCGAATAAAAATAGGCATTATGTTGTCAGACGTCGGACTCGGTGATCAATCGTTTAGCGATTCGGCATTTAAAGGATTAATGAAAGCGCGCGATGAGCTAGGTATCTTTTTTGACTATCGTGAGTTAAAAGAAACCGAGACGTATGAAAAAGGGTTAACAGAGCTCGTTGAAGCAGGGAACGATCTCGTCATCGGATTAGGTTTTATGGTGCAACAAGATTTAGAAAAAGTCGCCAAAAAATATCCGAAACAGCAATTCGTCTTAATTGATGCGGTATCTGATTTACCGAACATTACATCGATTACGTTTAAAGAAGATGAAGGAAGCTTTTTAGCTGGCGTAGTGGCTGGCATGTTGACGAAAACAAACAACGTTGGTTTTGTTGGCGGAGCGGATGTGCCGCTTATTCGCAAATTTGCGAACGGCTTTATTCAAGGGGTAAAAGCGGTTAGACCAGAAGCAAAAGTGCAAGAAGTGTACGCTGGCAATTTCGGTGATGATAAACTTGGGGCACAAATTGCGAAACAAATGATCGCAAACGGGGCCGACGTCTTGTATGCCGCGGCTGGATTTACAGGTGTCGGTGTGCTTCGCGAGGCGGAAATGAATAAAAAATATGCGATCGGTGTCGATAGCGATCAATATTTTTATGCGGAAAAAGCAGTCGTCACATCGATGTTAAAAAATGTTGATGTCGCATTATATACAGTCATTAAACAATACGTTGAAACGAAAGAAGTGCCAAAAGGGACGGTTCAGCTTGGCTTAAAAGAAAACGGTGTTGATTTGGCGCCGATTCGCGTCGTGACATTCACTCCAGAGCAACAAGCAACGCTTGAAAAGTGGAAAGAAAAAGCGACAAACGGCATCGCAAAATAAAGGAGGAATATGATGACGATTAAACAACGGTTATTATTTCACTCATTAGCCACACCCGTCATTGCGGGGGCGATTATCGTGTTTATCATTATAAATATGCTTTCGATTCAATCGTCAAATCAAGATTTTGTTCCGCTCATGATGAAAGCGCAACATTTGCAGGCAGAGCTAAAAGCGACGAAACAAAGTTTAAGCAACTATGCTTACAGTCCGACAGAAGGAAATAAACAAGAAGTGATCGTTCATTTAGCGGAATCGGAAAAGCTGCTTCAAGCATTAAATAAAGGGTTAACTGAGCCGTATTTTCGTTCTGCCCTTGAGCAAGCGAATAAAAAGTTTGCTGAGCTTGCGAAACAATCGAACGAAGCGCTTGATGCAAACCATGTAGCGGAAGTGCGCCGCCAGTCGATGCGCGCGGAAGGGGTATTAAACGATGTGTACGTCGTCAACACGTATGTGAGCGAATATTATACGTACATGCAAAAAACGTTACAAAAGCAAATTGATCGCGTCATTACGATTTCACTTGTGGCGATTGCTGTCGTATTATTGTTTGCGGGATTTAGCGGCGTCCGTTTAACGCAAAAAATGTCGACGCCGTTGCGAAAAATCGCAGAAAACGCAAAACAAATCGCCAACGGCAATTTGCGTATTGAGCCTGTAAAGTATAACGGAAAAGACGAATTGGCCGATTTAAATGCGGCGTTTACGACGATGGCCGATCAATTGAATGCATTGCTTCAATCAGTCGATACGGTCAGTAAGCAAGTCGAAGCGTTTGCGAAAGAAATTGATGAAGAAACAAAAGTGTTAACAGAAATTAACAACCAAGTCGCTGTGTCAACAAACGAATTATCCGCAGGGGCGCAAAGCATTTCCGAAGATTTGCAAAGTGCGGTACAGCTCATTGAGCGAATGGAAGGAACTGTACAGGAGAACGTCGGTCGGACGGAGCAAACAGCCCGTTATAGCGATGAAGCGGTTGTAGCGATTACAAATGGACAAGCCGCGTTAGCAGAACAAAAAGGATTTATTGATGAAAATACGAAAGCGACTGCTTCGATTGAACAATCGACTAAACAATTTGCGACGTATGCAAGCAAAATTGAAGATATGGCCAAAGCGGTCGCTGATATTGCGACGCAGACGAACTTGCTTGCGTTAAATGCGGCCATTGAAGCGGCGCGAGCAGGGGAAGCGGGCAAAGGATTTGCCGTCGTTGCTGAAGAAGTGCGCAAGCTTGCGGAAGAATCGTCGAAAGCGACAAGCCAAATTTTTGAGATGGTACAGCTCATTCAATCAGGGTTGACGAATGTGACCGAAGCGGTTCGTCGCGGGGTGGACATCGCGGAAGCGCAAGCGAAAGCGATTGAAACGACAACCGATGCGTTTGCACAAATTGAAAATAAAGTGCATCATATTACGACAGATATTCAAGCGCTTGTCGTCGGCATGAACGAATCAAAAGAGCTCGGCAAAAACGTTTTACAAAACGTTGAAAGCATTAGTGCGGTTGTCGAACAGTCAGCAGCAGGAAGCGAACAAATTGCCGCTTCCATGGTGGAACAGCTAGAAGCGTTCAAAAAAATGAGCGAAAAAGTGACGATGTTGCGCCAACTAACAGACGACTTACAACAAACGATGGCAAAGTTCCAAATGAAGTAAAAAAGATGCTCCGCGCGAGCATCTTTTTTACTAAGTATTGTTCAACTTTTTCGTTTTCAGTCGTATGTTGCAGTGATATAATGTGAATTGCACGGTGATATGCAGGGTGGGCAGTGGCTACTCCCTTATAGAAAGGGGGGCTACTGATGATTGCAGTTGAAGATGCACTAACGTTAATGATTGCCTTTGCATCTTTAATTGTCGCAGTAATTGCGGTTGCTAAAGATAAAAAGTAACCCACCCTGCTAGGCCCAAGTGAGGATAGGTTACTTCCTAACATGTCTCGGGCCACTGCACGTCTTGCAGTAAGCCGTGTATCGTAGGGCATTGGTGGCAGCCGATGCCCTATTTTTATGTCAATTCATTTTCACCTTTCATTATAACGCGAAAAGGGAAC from Anoxybacillus gonensis includes these protein-coding regions:
- a CDS encoding bifunctional homocysteine S-methyltransferase/methylenetetrahydrofolate reductase, which produces MGLLDDLKERIVIADGAMGTLLYAHGIDRCFEELNVTKPEEIVHIHEAYIESGAEVIQTNTYGANYVKLARYGLQDDVKKINEAAVGLAKRAAKGRAYVLGTIGGLRSTNKSAISLEEVKRTFREQLYVLLNEGVDGLLLETYYDFEELQTVLSIARKETTLPIIAHVTLHDIGVLQHGMPLAEALTELERLGADVVGLNCHLGPYHMLRSLEEVPIPTRAFLSVYPNASLPQYRDGRFIYETSEQYFEETARAFREQGVRLIGGCCGTTPKHIAAIARALSDRTPVYKKEVKQRHPIVVQEEKQTTAPSLADIARTRRSIIVELDPPKKLGLTTFLEGAKALKEANIDALTLADNSLATPRISNVAVGTIVKQQLGMRPLIHITCRDRNLIGLQSHLMGLHTLGMTDVLALTGDPSKVGDFPGATSVYDLSSFDLISLIRQFNEGLSYSGKPLGQKTNFSIAAAFNPNVRHLDKAVKRIEKKIECGAHYFLTQPLYSEKQIEDVYEATKHLPTPIYIGIMPLTSARNADFLHHEVPGITLSDDIRNRMAMCANDRVQSTKEGLAIAKALIDAAFDLFQGIYLITPFLRYDMTVELVRYIHEKERLAKERTVYYG
- a CDS encoding YajQ family cyclic di-GMP-binding protein, with translation MSKESSFDIVSKVDLSEVTNAINIALKEIQNRYDFKGSKSDISLEKDELILISDDEFKLEQLKDVLIGKLIKRGVPTKNIQYGKVEAASGGTVRQRAKLVQGIDKDNAKKINTIIKNTGLKVKSQIQEDQIRVSGKSKDDLQKVIAAIREADLPIDVQFVNYR
- a CDS encoding BMP family lipoprotein, which produces MKKMISLMMAFVLLLAAGCSQTSSFQPKDRIKIGIMLSDVGLGDQSFSDSAFKGLMKARDELGIFFDYRELKETETYEKGLTELVEAGNDLVIGLGFMVQQDLEKVAKKYPKQQFVLIDAVSDLPNITSITFKEDEGSFLAGVVAGMLTKTNNVGFVGGADVPLIRKFANGFIQGVKAVRPEAKVQEVYAGNFGDDKLGAQIAKQMIANGADVLYAAAGFTGVGVLREAEMNKKYAIGVDSDQYFYAEKAVVTSMLKNVDVALYTVIKQYVETKEVPKGTVQLGLKENGVDLAPIRVVTFTPEQQATLEKWKEKATNGIAK
- a CDS encoding methyl-accepting chemotaxis protein, whose protein sequence is MMTIKQRLLFHSLATPVIAGAIIVFIIINMLSIQSSNQDFVPLMMKAQHLQAELKATKQSLSNYAYSPTEGNKQEVIVHLAESEKLLQALNKGLTEPYFRSALEQANKKFAELAKQSNEALDANHVAEVRRQSMRAEGVLNDVYVVNTYVSEYYTYMQKTLQKQIDRVITISLVAIAVVLLFAGFSGVRLTQKMSTPLRKIAENAKQIANGNLRIEPVKYNGKDELADLNAAFTTMADQLNALLQSVDTVSKQVEAFAKEIDEETKVLTEINNQVAVSTNELSAGAQSISEDLQSAVQLIERMEGTVQENVGRTEQTARYSDEAVVAITNGQAALAEQKGFIDENTKATASIEQSTKQFATYASKIEDMAKAVADIATQTNLLALNAAIEAARAGEAGKGFAVVAEEVRKLAEESSKATSQIFEMVQLIQSGLTNVTEAVRRGVDIAEAQAKAIETTTDAFAQIENKVHHITTDIQALVVGMNESKELGKNVLQNVESISAVVEQSAAGSEQIAASMVEQLEAFKKMSEKVTMLRQLTDDLQQTMAKFQMK
- a CDS encoding putative holin-like toxin, with the protein product MIAVEDALTLMIAFASLIVAVIAVAKDKK